One genomic window of Desmospora activa DSM 45169 includes the following:
- a CDS encoding BCCT family transporter produces MKNNKPLGPVFWVSTITIFLLVIWGVSYPAQFENVATSAKDFANVNFAWFYLLSTFLFVSFCLFMAFSKYGKIRLGRDHERPEYPFFTWVGMLFSCGFGVGLVFWGVAEPMTHFFSPPIGGLEEQSPAAARVAMQYAFFHWGISQWSAFTIVGLAIAYFQFRKQEDGLISTTFNPLIGKGKKPLLRKSIDTIAVIATVMGVATSLGQGILQINGGLHSVFGTPADNNYMYLAIIGVLLALYLTSSITGLDKGIKYLSNLNLGLALALMTFVFLTGPSVFILESFILGIGDYLQNFVQLSFRLTPYTESTWVYQNTIFYWAWVIAWSPFVGAFVARVSRGRTIREFVMGVLIIPPMLGLVWIAVFGGTALNLDLFHGTQIAEAVNQNLTTSLFVTFNELPLSFLLSVMSILLIFTFLITSADSATYILGSMTSHGSLNPQLLVKVIWGILIAAIAGVLLKGGLDSLQSASLVAALPFTLLLFIVATSLVKAINAEKKSSSEETKKVTNE; encoded by the coding sequence TTGAAAAACAACAAACCGCTTGGTCCGGTTTTTTGGGTATCCACGATTACCATTTTTCTCTTGGTAATTTGGGGAGTCTCCTATCCCGCCCAATTTGAAAATGTGGCCACTAGCGCAAAGGATTTTGCAAATGTTAACTTTGCATGGTTTTATCTCCTTTCTACTTTTCTGTTCGTTTCCTTTTGTTTGTTTATGGCCTTCAGCAAATACGGAAAAATACGATTGGGTCGTGATCATGAACGACCGGAATACCCTTTTTTCACTTGGGTAGGCATGCTGTTTAGTTGTGGATTTGGCGTGGGATTGGTCTTCTGGGGTGTCGCCGAACCAATGACCCATTTCTTTTCGCCCCCCATCGGCGGGCTGGAAGAGCAATCCCCCGCCGCCGCCCGAGTCGCCATGCAATATGCCTTTTTCCATTGGGGAATCAGTCAATGGTCCGCTTTTACCATCGTTGGACTGGCGATTGCCTACTTTCAATTTCGCAAACAGGAAGACGGTCTAATCTCCACCACATTTAATCCATTGATCGGCAAAGGAAAAAAGCCGCTTCTGCGCAAGTCAATCGATACCATTGCCGTTATCGCCACCGTAATGGGAGTTGCCACTTCTCTCGGTCAAGGGATATTACAAATCAACGGTGGACTACACTCGGTTTTCGGCACTCCTGCCGATAATAATTACATGTACTTGGCAATCATCGGTGTATTGCTCGCCCTTTACCTCACTTCCTCCATTACCGGTTTGGATAAGGGAATTAAGTATTTGAGTAACCTCAACTTGGGACTAGCTTTGGCTTTGATGACTTTTGTCTTTTTGACCGGCCCCTCGGTCTTCATTCTGGAAAGTTTCATTTTGGGTATTGGGGACTATTTACAAAATTTTGTGCAACTTAGCTTTCGTCTAACCCCTTATACTGAAAGCACATGGGTGTATCAAAATACCATTTTTTATTGGGCATGGGTGATTGCCTGGTCACCTTTCGTCGGCGCTTTTGTCGCCCGGGTTTCCCGTGGCCGCACGATTCGTGAATTTGTGATGGGTGTACTCATCATCCCACCGATGTTAGGCCTGGTATGGATCGCCGTCTTTGGCGGAACCGCCCTCAACCTCGATTTATTCCATGGAACCCAAATTGCAGAAGCGGTCAATCAAAATCTAACCACTTCTCTCTTTGTCACCTTTAATGAATTGCCCTTAAGCTTTTTGCTTTCGGTTATGTCGATTCTACTCATCTTTACTTTCCTGATCACATCTGCTGACTCCGCCACTTATATTCTCGGATCGATGACGAGTCATGGCAGCCTCAACCCCCAATTGCTGGTAAAAGTGATCTGGGGAATCCTCATTGCCGCGATTGCAGGAGTACTGCTAAAAGGTGGATTGGACAGTCTACAGTCCGCATCCTTGGTGGCGGCCTTACCCTTTACCCTATTACTTTTTATCGTTGCTACCTCATTAGTAAAAGCAATCAATGCGGAAAAAAAATCGTCGTCAGAAGAAACGAAAAAAGTTACAAATGAGTAA
- a CDS encoding cytochrome ubiquinol oxidase subunit I, which translates to MDPTILSRILTAETLSFHIIWATIGVGVPVFISIAEGWGIYKKDPHYILMARRWTRGFVITVAVGVVTGTCIGMMLSMLWPRFMQMAGNIISLPLFLETFAFFFEAIFLGIYLYTWDRFKKPIYHWLMSIPIVLGSSLSAVFITTVNAFMNTPTGFSLSPDGEVINIRPLEAMFNPATPTKVAHVLTSAYVTCAFLLAAIAAWHLLKGRNHVYYKKALKLTMILGLVLALATALAGDFSGKFLAEYVPEKLAAAEWHFETDQYAPLVLFGWLDDNGNVRGALEIPWALSILGGGTPSSEIIGLNDFPEDERPPLWIHYLFDGMVVIGTYLIVIAALFAWLWWRQKNPYRPWLLKGIVWAAPLSFLAIQFGWIYAEVGRQPWILRGIMKVSEASTTADNVGVLLLMFTALYIALAIFASLVLLRLFKNRPAEKEMEQRGIA; encoded by the coding sequence ATGGATCCCACTATTCTAAGTCGAATTCTAACAGCGGAAACACTTTCTTTTCACATTATATGGGCAACCATCGGTGTCGGTGTTCCTGTATTTATCTCGATTGCAGAAGGATGGGGCATCTACAAAAAAGATCCTCATTATATTTTGATGGCTCGCCGCTGGACCCGTGGCTTTGTCATCACTGTGGCGGTAGGAGTTGTAACCGGCACCTGTATCGGGATGATGTTAAGTATGTTATGGCCACGATTTATGCAAATGGCGGGCAACATTATCAGCTTGCCCTTGTTTTTGGAAACCTTCGCCTTTTTCTTTGAAGCCATCTTTCTGGGTATCTATCTCTACACCTGGGATCGATTTAAGAAGCCAATTTATCACTGGTTGATGTCGATTCCAATCGTGTTGGGGTCATCGCTGTCAGCAGTCTTTATCACCACGGTCAATGCTTTTATGAATACACCCACCGGATTCTCTTTAAGCCCGGACGGAGAAGTGATCAACATCCGTCCGCTGGAAGCCATGTTTAATCCGGCCACTCCAACCAAAGTAGCTCACGTTCTCACCTCTGCTTATGTCACTTGTGCCTTTTTGCTGGCTGCGATTGCCGCTTGGCACCTTTTAAAAGGGCGGAATCATGTCTATTACAAAAAAGCGTTGAAACTAACCATGATTCTCGGCCTTGTACTCGCCTTGGCAACCGCGTTGGCTGGCGATTTCTCCGGCAAATTCCTGGCTGAATACGTGCCGGAAAAGCTGGCTGCGGCAGAGTGGCACTTTGAGACAGACCAATATGCGCCCCTGGTTTTGTTCGGATGGTTGGATGATAACGGCAATGTACGGGGGGCACTGGAGATTCCCTGGGCGTTAAGTATTCTTGGTGGAGGGACGCCCAGCTCTGAAATTATCGGTCTTAACGATTTTCCCGAGGATGAACGCCCTCCTTTATGGATTCACTATCTGTTTGACGGCATGGTTGTAATTGGCACCTATCTAATTGTGATTGCGGCGCTCTTCGCCTGGTTGTGGTGGCGCCAAAAAAACCCCTATCGTCCATGGCTATTAAAGGGGATTGTATGGGCGGCTCCGCTCTCGTTTCTGGCGATTCAGTTTGGGTGGATTTACGCTGAAGTGGGACGACAACCTTGGATTTTGCGCGGGATCATGAAAGTGAGCGAAGCCTCCACCACTGCTGACAACGTTGGTGTGTTGTTGCTGATGTTTACTGCTCTCTACATCGCTCTCGCCATTTTTGCCAGTCTCGTTCTGTTGCGCCTCTTTAAAAATCGACCGGCGGAAAAAGAAATGGAACAACGCGGTATCGCCTGA
- a CDS encoding cytochrome d ubiquinol oxidase subunit II — protein MSLELIGITVLWTFLYGYLIVASIDFGAGFFSYYSVLTKKEHLINRIIDRYLSPVWEVTNVFLVFFFVGIVGFFPDTAYYYGTALLLPGGVALLLLSIRGSFYAFANYGARKSRTSLFLYGVTGLFIPASLSTVLTISEGGFIEKTATGEVRFLAWEFFTSPYSWSVVFLALVSILFISASFLTYYASQAGDATAMSILRRYALAWSGPTILASLLVFAGLSQHNPVHFGRAVQDFGWMFALSFLCFVCAVWLIWKQRSLGWAFVSVMFQFFFAFFGYGASHLPYLLYPYVTIQSALTNTTMGWALVIAFIAGLLLLIPSLILLMKLFLFNANYVKGEKTGNKT, from the coding sequence ATGTCATTGGAATTGATCGGTATCACGGTTTTGTGGACGTTTCTATATGGATACCTCATTGTGGCGTCTATTGACTTTGGTGCCGGATTCTTCTCTTACTACAGCGTTCTCACCAAAAAAGAACACCTGATCAACCGGATTATCGATCGCTATCTGTCACCGGTATGGGAAGTGACAAACGTATTTCTCGTCTTTTTCTTCGTCGGGATCGTCGGTTTCTTTCCCGATACCGCCTATTACTACGGCACTGCCCTGTTGCTGCCGGGTGGTGTCGCACTTCTGTTGCTCTCTATCCGCGGCTCCTTCTATGCCTTTGCCAACTACGGGGCGCGAAAAAGCCGCACCTCCCTCTTTCTATATGGCGTAACGGGGCTGTTTATCCCCGCCTCCCTCTCAACCGTCCTCACCATCTCAGAAGGGGGCTTTATCGAAAAAACGGCGACAGGAGAAGTTCGCTTTTTAGCCTGGGAGTTTTTTACTAGCCCCTATTCTTGGTCTGTCGTCTTTCTCGCATTGGTCAGCATTTTATTTATCAGTGCCAGCTTTTTAACGTACTATGCCTCCCAAGCGGGAGATGCGACTGCGATGAGTATCTTGCGCCGCTATGCCCTCGCTTGGAGCGGCCCTACGATTTTGGCCAGTTTGTTGGTGTTTGCCGGTTTATCCCAACACAATCCGGTTCACTTTGGGCGGGCTGTCCAGGATTTTGGCTGGATGTTTGCGCTGTCGTTTCTCTGCTTTGTCTGTGCCGTCTGGTTAATCTGGAAACAACGATCGCTCGGATGGGCATTTGTATCTGTGATGTTCCAGTTTTTCTTTGCTTTCTTCGGGTATGGCGCATCCCATTTACCGTATCTGCTGTATCCCTATGTCACCATTCAGTCGGCTCTAACCAATACCACCATGGGATGGGCGTTGGTGATCGCCTTTATTGCCGGTTTGTTGCTATTGATCCCTTCCCTCATCCTGCTGATGAAATTGTTTCTGTTCAATGCCAACTATGTCAAAGGGGAAAAAACGGGCAACAAGACTTAA
- the ispG gene encoding flavodoxin-dependent (E)-4-hydroxy-3-methylbut-2-enyl-diphosphate synthase, producing the protein MYHRTQTRPVKVGNIQIGGNDQVVVQSMTMTKTHDIKATVEEILRLEEAGCQIVRVACPDERAAEAIPHIKKEINVPLVADIHFDYRLALKAIEGGIDKIRINPGNIGKRNKVEEVVRAAKERGIPMRIGVNAGSLERRILEKYGYPTADGMVESALFHIGILEDLDFQDIIVSLKASDVPLAIEAYTKAAEKIPYPLHLGITESGTLFSGTVKSAAGMGAILSKGIGSTMRISLSADPVEEVKVARELLKSFGLAANAATLISCPTCGRIEIDLISIANEVEEYISKIKAPIKVSVLGCAVNGPGEAKEADIGIAGARGEGLLFRHGEIIRKVPEETMVEELKKEIDKLAEEHYRKQQEEQKV; encoded by the coding sequence ATGTATCATCGCACGCAGACGCGGCCGGTGAAGGTGGGTAACATCCAAATCGGCGGCAATGACCAAGTCGTGGTGCAAAGTATGACCATGACCAAAACCCATGACATTAAAGCCACAGTGGAAGAGATTTTGCGACTAGAGGAAGCGGGTTGCCAAATCGTCCGGGTGGCTTGTCCGGATGAGCGGGCGGCGGAAGCGATTCCGCATATTAAGAAAGAGATCAATGTCCCTTTAGTGGCGGACATCCATTTTGATTACCGCTTGGCGTTAAAGGCGATCGAAGGCGGCATCGACAAAATTCGGATCAACCCGGGCAACATCGGCAAACGAAACAAAGTAGAAGAAGTCGTTCGTGCCGCAAAAGAACGCGGAATTCCGATGCGAATCGGGGTTAATGCCGGATCGCTTGAGCGGCGGATATTGGAGAAGTATGGGTACCCTACCGCCGACGGCATGGTGGAAAGCGCCCTCTTCCATATCGGAATTTTGGAGGATCTGGACTTTCAAGATATCATCGTTTCCCTGAAAGCATCCGATGTGCCGCTCGCGATTGAGGCTTATACCAAAGCAGCGGAAAAGATTCCTTATCCGTTGCATTTGGGCATTACCGAATCCGGAACCCTGTTTTCCGGTACGGTAAAGAGTGCTGCCGGTATGGGGGCGATTCTGTCCAAGGGGATCGGCTCTACGATGCGGATCTCCTTAAGCGCTGACCCGGTAGAGGAAGTAAAAGTGGCGCGTGAACTTTTGAAGAGTTTTGGCCTTGCTGCCAACGCCGCCACCTTGATCTCCTGTCCGACTTGCGGCCGTATTGAGATCGATTTAATCTCCATCGCCAATGAGGTGGAAGAGTATATCTCAAAAATTAAAGCTCCCATCAAGGTTTCTGTTTTGGGTTGCGCCGTAAACGGCCCGGGTGAAGCCAAGGAAGCGGATATCGGGATTGCCGGTGCCCGCGGGGAAGGGTTGCTTTTCCGCCACGGTGAGATCATCCGGAAAGTGCCGGAGGAGACGATGGTAGAAGAATTGAAAAAGGAAATCGATAAATTGGCGGAAGAGCATTACCGCAAACAGCAAGAAGAACAAAAGGTATAA
- a CDS encoding YqzE family protein, whose protein sequence is MSSQDYIKFLVQEMVRYMDTPKQERKETRRQRKEQRPSWATHWFGMVPHSVKMFTDKQRHRFLRNGGSK, encoded by the coding sequence GTGTCTTCGCAGGATTACATCAAATTTTTGGTTCAGGAAATGGTACGGTACATGGACACGCCAAAACAAGAACGAAAAGAGACCCGGCGTCAGCGAAAAGAGCAACGACCAAGTTGGGCAACCCATTGGTTTGGGATGGTTCCGCATAGCGTGAAGATGTTTACCGATAAGCAACGGCATCGCTTCTTAAGGAACGGGGGATCCAAATGA
- a CDS encoding YkuS family protein produces MNQRVAVERGLSQISQYLRQQGCEVEDLSADNMDANNYACCVISGGDKDMMGIQNVQFQGSVINAEGMTADEVYQAVQQRIGKQ; encoded by the coding sequence ATGAACCAACGTGTAGCGGTGGAACGAGGATTATCCCAAATTAGCCAATATTTACGTCAACAAGGATGTGAGGTGGAGGATCTCTCCGCTGACAATATGGATGCCAACAATTATGCTTGTTGTGTCATTTCCGGTGGAGATAAAGATATGATGGGGATTCAGAACGTACAATTTCAGGGATCAGTGATCAACGCCGAAGGGATGACGGCAGATGAGGTGTATCAGGCGGTACAACAGCGGATCGGTAAACAGTGA
- a CDS encoding dihydrodipicolinate synthase family protein yields MRFQGIYPAMLTPFEEDDRVDYDAMGHLIEFLIGKGVHGLFPLGTTGEGMLLSIEERKQVAEFIIRTVNGRIPVVLHVGDISTARVVQLAQHAERIGASGISVICPYFFPLDDDAIFGHYQQISQSVSQSFPLFVYNFPGNARNEIRRPLLARLIADFPNIRALKFSSDDFSEIQRILLETSDDFSVMLGPDQYVFSGLVAGASGSVSGNANIFPEPFVRLYQHYQKGEWEAAKKEQAKIIQISDALMHGKDLSVFKTALAYRGLSGGVVRSPLRNITAEEEKDLFRRLERLELK; encoded by the coding sequence ATGCGATTTCAAGGCATTTATCCCGCGATGCTTACACCATTTGAAGAAGACGATCGTGTCGACTACGATGCAATGGGCCATTTGATTGAATTTCTCATCGGAAAGGGGGTGCATGGCTTATTCCCTCTCGGTACGACTGGAGAAGGCATGTTGCTCTCGATTGAAGAGAGAAAACAGGTGGCGGAGTTTATCATTCGCACGGTGAACGGTCGGATCCCCGTGGTTTTACATGTGGGGGATATCTCCACCGCACGGGTGGTGCAATTAGCCCAACACGCGGAAAGAATCGGAGCCAGCGGCATTTCTGTCATCTGTCCCTATTTCTTTCCCTTGGATGATGACGCGATCTTTGGTCATTACCAGCAGATATCCCAATCCGTTTCACAATCATTCCCGTTATTTGTGTATAACTTTCCCGGAAATGCACGCAATGAGATCCGTCGCCCCTTGTTAGCCCGTCTGATTGCAGATTTCCCTAATATTCGGGCATTAAAATTTAGCTCGGATGACTTTAGTGAGATTCAACGCATTTTGCTGGAAACAAGCGACGACTTTTCAGTTATGCTCGGCCCCGATCAGTATGTGTTTTCCGGGTTGGTAGCAGGTGCTTCCGGAAGTGTTTCCGGTAATGCCAACATCTTTCCTGAACCCTTTGTCCGTCTGTATCAGCATTACCAAAAAGGGGAGTGGGAAGCGGCGAAAAAAGAACAAGCAAAAATTATACAGATATCAGATGCACTAATGCACGGAAAAGATCTTTCCGTTTTTAAAACCGCACTCGCGTATCGGGGACTTTCCGGTGGAGTGGTTCGATCTCCTCTGCGCAATATAACGGCAGAGGAAGAGAAAGATCTGTTTCGGAGGTTGGAACGATTAGAACTCAAGTGA
- a CDS encoding tripartite tricarboxylate transporter substrate binding protein: protein MKKVFGILFLVLSMVVVAACGNQQAAEEFPSDQITLVIQAAPGGASDTISRTVAKLVEDDLGVPVVPVNKTGGAGAVAMSYLKSQKPDGYTIGYVPVELAMVQSLGYADLKPDDLYLLGRSHLLPAAITVRADAPYDTIAEFIAYAKKNPSKIRVGNAGTGSIWHVAGAGFAEEAGIQLSHVPFDGAAPAVTALMGKHVDAVSVSPSEVQGGVKSGDLKVLAVMGNERDALFPEVPTLKEEGIDVEITAWGGFAMPKGGSEEVRSKLESAIKKAIQSKEFQELAKKQGLTLSYQDPQAFSRFADEQLELYNGIIPTMELD, encoded by the coding sequence ATGAAAAAAGTGTTCGGGATATTATTCTTGGTACTAAGCATGGTGGTGGTGGCGGCATGTGGAAATCAGCAAGCGGCGGAGGAGTTTCCCAGCGATCAGATTACATTGGTGATTCAAGCCGCCCCTGGGGGCGCTTCGGATACGATTTCACGTACCGTTGCTAAATTGGTCGAGGATGATTTGGGTGTGCCGGTAGTGCCTGTCAATAAGACCGGGGGTGCAGGCGCGGTTGCCATGTCCTATCTAAAATCACAAAAGCCGGACGGCTATACCATTGGGTATGTGCCGGTGGAACTAGCGATGGTCCAATCCTTGGGTTATGCGGATCTAAAGCCGGATGATCTCTATTTATTGGGCCGTTCCCATCTCTTACCGGCGGCGATTACGGTGCGGGCGGACGCTCCTTATGATACCATCGCGGAATTTATCGCATATGCCAAAAAGAATCCCAGCAAGATTAGAGTGGGAAATGCAGGTACCGGATCGATCTGGCATGTTGCTGGGGCCGGATTTGCGGAAGAGGCGGGTATTCAACTTTCCCATGTGCCCTTCGATGGCGCCGCTCCCGCTGTAACGGCGTTGATGGGTAAACATGTGGATGCGGTTTCCGTCAGTCCATCCGAGGTACAGGGTGGGGTAAAATCCGGTGACTTAAAAGTATTGGCTGTGATGGGCAATGAACGGGATGCACTTTTTCCGGAAGTTCCCACATTAAAGGAAGAGGGAATCGATGTGGAAATCACCGCATGGGGTGGATTTGCGATGCCCAAAGGGGGATCGGAAGAAGTGAGGAGCAAACTGGAAAGCGCGATTAAAAAAGCGATCCAATCAAAGGAGTTCCAAGAGCTAGCTAAAAAACAAGGGTTGACGTTGTCGTATCAGGATCCACAAGCATTTTCCCGTTTTGCAGATGAACAGCTGGAGCTGTATAACGGGATCATTCCGACGATGGAGTTGGATTAA
- a CDS encoding tripartite tricarboxylate transporter permease, whose protein sequence is MVEAMLQVLSPTVLLYMILGVILGVFIGALPGLTSTMGVAIIVPLTFWLEPQEGMAMLIAVYCSSVFAGGIPAILINTPGTPAAISTTFDGYELAKQGRAKLALGINTLYSALGGIVSTVFLLMFAFPISRFALSFGPPEYFALAVFGLSIMISVSGASITKGLIAGGIGLFIATIGLDPMLSSPRFTFDQPDLLEGIAFIPMMIGLFGFGEVLYQMLNPPTMKPVGKGQQESGFPKWKEIKKMNRPFWLSSTIGTFIGAVPGAGGDIASMISWDQSRRISKEPERFGKGSLEGLAASSTANNAVIGGAFTTMLTLGLPGDTVTAILIGALMMYGMQPGPALFSENPDFVYVIIALLFVSSLMILLVGAIASNLFSRLMRLPREVIWIAVVVFSIVGAYALNNSYFDVWVMIISGFGGLLLRKLGFPLTPLILGLLLGEMAESNLRRAMMLTDQGWWIFFERPISLILIVLAAVSLLFPLIKRGLEMRKEANTG, encoded by the coding sequence ATGGTAGAGGCAATGTTGCAGGTGCTTAGCCCTACAGTTTTGTTATATATGATTTTAGGCGTGATCCTGGGGGTTTTTATCGGCGCTTTGCCGGGGCTAACCTCAACCATGGGGGTGGCGATCATCGTTCCCCTCACCTTTTGGCTGGAACCGCAGGAAGGCATGGCCATGTTAATTGCTGTCTATTGTTCATCAGTTTTTGCTGGTGGGATTCCAGCGATATTAATCAATACACCGGGGACGCCTGCGGCGATTTCCACGACATTTGACGGATATGAGCTGGCTAAACAGGGGCGAGCCAAGTTAGCGTTGGGGATCAACACCCTGTATTCCGCGCTGGGTGGGATTGTAAGCACGGTTTTTTTGCTGATGTTTGCCTTTCCGATATCCCGTTTTGCGCTTTCCTTTGGTCCACCGGAATATTTTGCCTTGGCTGTATTCGGTTTGTCGATTATGATCAGCGTTTCCGGAGCCTCGATCACAAAAGGATTGATTGCCGGAGGTATCGGTCTGTTTATTGCGACGATCGGATTAGATCCCATGCTGTCTTCGCCGCGGTTCACCTTTGATCAGCCGGATTTGCTGGAAGGGATTGCATTTATACCGATGATGATCGGCTTATTCGGCTTTGGCGAAGTTTTGTATCAAATGTTAAATCCCCCTACAATGAAACCGGTTGGTAAGGGTCAACAGGAGAGCGGATTTCCCAAATGGAAAGAGATTAAAAAGATGAATCGGCCCTTTTGGCTATCTTCCACCATTGGGACATTTATTGGGGCGGTCCCAGGCGCAGGAGGTGATATCGCCTCGATGATCTCCTGGGATCAGAGCCGGCGTATTTCCAAGGAGCCTGAGCGGTTTGGAAAAGGATCACTGGAAGGGTTAGCCGCCAGTTCAACCGCCAACAATGCGGTAATCGGGGGTGCCTTTACCACCATGTTAACCCTGGGCCTTCCGGGAGACACGGTGACAGCCATCCTGATTGGCGCCTTGATGATGTATGGAATGCAACCGGGGCCGGCACTGTTTAGCGAAAATCCCGATTTTGTTTATGTCATCATTGCGTTGTTATTTGTTTCCAGCCTCATGATCCTATTGGTGGGAGCGATCGCTTCCAATTTGTTCTCTCGCTTGATGAGACTTCCGCGGGAAGTGATTTGGATTGCCGTGGTCGTCTTTAGCATCGTTGGCGCTTATGCTTTAAACAATTCCTATTTTGATGTATGGGTCATGATTATCAGCGGATTTGGCGGTTTGCTGTTGCGAAAGTTGGGTTTTCCCTTGACACCTCTGATCCTGGGCTTGCTGTTGGGAGAAATGGCGGAATCCAACCTGCGTCGTGCAATGATGCTAACCGATCAAGGTTGGTGGATTTTTTTCGAGCGGCCGATTTCCTTGATCTTAATTGTGTTAGCAGCGGTATCCCTCCTATTTCCGCTGATTAAACGGGGGTTGGAAATGAGGAAAGAAGCAAACACCGGTTAA
- a CDS encoding DUF378 domain-containing protein, with protein MSGWSRLALILVVVGALNWLLVGLFQWDLVSALFGGEAIRVSSGFSRVIYAIIGLAGIYCIKFLFEARTPAGHVE; from the coding sequence ATGAGCGGTTGGTCTCGACTCGCTTTAATCTTAGTTGTTGTCGGAGCTCTGAACTGGTTGTTGGTGGGGCTGTTTCAATGGGATTTGGTATCAGCCCTGTTCGGCGGAGAAGCAATCAGGGTCTCTTCCGGATTCAGCCGTGTTATTTATGCCATCATCGGTTTGGCTGGAATTTACTGCATCAAATTTTTGTTTGAAGCGAGAACGCCTGCCGGCCATGTGGAATGA
- a CDS encoding tripartite tricarboxylate transporter TctB family protein — MTKPLSLLFNAGMVLVAVYLFTLTSQFPSPSNPNIPGPAYFPRLMLGLLVILLIADGIRTLLQRRMGPFFSDEEKKGLKKWLYIIGVVLLFVFTLGRLPFLPVMAVVIFAMCKLLQLNWKGSILTTVILSLLVYLIFIKGFHVMI; from the coding sequence ATGACAAAACCTCTTTCCCTTCTTTTTAACGCAGGGATGGTGTTGGTGGCTGTCTATCTGTTCACATTGACCAGTCAATTTCCGTCACCGTCCAATCCCAACATACCGGGACCGGCTTATTTTCCTCGGTTGATGTTGGGGCTTCTGGTAATCTTGCTGATTGCTGACGGGATTCGAACCCTTTTGCAGCGGCGAATGGGACCTTTTTTTAGCGATGAGGAAAAAAAGGGTCTAAAAAAGTGGCTGTATATAATCGGGGTCGTTCTTTTATTCGTATTCACTTTGGGAAGGCTCCCTTTTCTACCGGTGATGGCGGTTGTGATTTTCGCCATGTGCAAGCTATTGCAATTGAATTGGAAAGGATCGATCCTGACGACTGTTATTTTAAGCTTGCTCGTTTATCTGATCTTTATCAAAGGGTTTCATGTCATGATCTGA
- a CDS encoding DUF1294 domain-containing protein — MSLFILYLLMINGYGCLVMWHDKRRAKQGGWRVSERHLFTAALAGGGAGIWAGMQWFRHKTTRPAFRIGIPCIMVVNGLMTILCLYWLW, encoded by the coding sequence ATGAGTCTGTTTATCCTTTATCTTCTAATGATTAACGGTTATGGTTGCCTTGTCATGTGGCACGATAAGCGACGAGCGAAACAGGGGGGATGGCGCGTTTCCGAGCGACACCTGTTTACGGCTGCGCTGGCGGGAGGAGGCGCCGGTATCTGGGCAGGAATGCAATGGTTTCGCCATAAGACGACCCGTCCTGCCTTTCGCATCGGTATCCCCTGTATTATGGTCGTAAACGGATTAATGA
- a CDS encoding gamma-glutamyl-gamma-aminobutyrate hydrolase family protein, whose amino-acid sequence MRPLVGMTMSYRLEGMWSLSRDNSEAIWMAGGLPVALPYRDDEENIKAYAQRLDGLVLTGGNDIDPHLFGEEPILGLGEVEPERDRVEIALVREIVDQGKPILAICRGCQILAIALGGDMYQDLGSQREGILQHSQRAPRSHPSHSIRIRTGSRLYRLAGGETVRVNSFHHQAVRQVPDGCAVVATAPDGVVEAFEWEGDNFIVGVQWHPENMMPEDPFAFKLFSSFIAACVKQGEKKAIPTAQNEG is encoded by the coding sequence ATGAGACCGTTAGTGGGAATGACCATGTCTTATCGGCTTGAGGGAATGTGGAGTTTAAGTCGTGACAACAGCGAAGCGATATGGATGGCCGGTGGGTTGCCGGTGGCGTTACCTTATCGGGACGACGAAGAAAACATAAAAGCTTATGCCCAACGATTGGATGGGTTGGTGCTGACCGGTGGCAACGATATCGATCCTCATCTGTTTGGAGAAGAGCCAATTTTGGGGTTGGGTGAAGTGGAACCGGAACGGGATCGGGTGGAAATCGCACTGGTACGGGAGATAGTGGATCAAGGTAAACCGATTTTGGCGATTTGTCGCGGATGCCAAATATTAGCGATCGCTTTAGGGGGCGATATGTACCAAGATTTAGGAAGTCAGCGAGAGGGCATTTTACAGCACAGCCAGCGTGCCCCTCGCTCGCATCCTTCTCATTCCATCCGGATTCGGACAGGGTCTCGCCTTTATCGTTTGGCGGGAGGTGAGACGGTTCGCGTAAACAGTTTTCACCATCAAGCGGTGCGGCAGGTTCCGGATGGGTGCGCTGTGGTGGCTACCGCTCCAGACGGTGTGGTGGAAGCCTTTGAATGGGAGGGGGACAATTTTATCGTCGGTGTACAGTGGCACCCGGAGAATATGATGCCGGAAGACCCGTTTGCATTTAAGCTCTTTTCTTCCTTTATCGCGGCCTGTGTGAAACAAGGGGAAAAGAAAGCCATCCCCACCGCCCAAAATGAAGGATGA